One window of Ignavibacteriales bacterium genomic DNA carries:
- the fliD gene encoding flagellar filament capping protein FliD: MEDLSDLSGGILGEFGFQSWKANRSRIRTKMKTDRMQRICSQFIFTNSKLTFNGSNIERNSNSITDVVAGVTLNLKSVMAIDENEVTVDTANDVSSVKTKLMSL; the protein is encoded by the coding sequence TTGGAAGATCTTTCAGATTTATCTGGTGGCATCCTTGGTGAATTTGGTTTTCAATCTTGGAAGGCCAATAGGAGCCGCATTCGTACAAAAATGAAAACGGATAGGATGCAGCGGATATGTTCACAATTTATCTTTACAAATTCTAAACTAACTTTTAACGGGTCAAACATTGAACGAAACTCAAATAGTATTACTGATGTTGTTGCAGGAGTAACTCTTAATTTAAAATCTGTAATGGCTATCGATGAAAATGAAGTAACCGTTGATACTGCAAATGATGTAAGTTCTGTAAAGACAAAATTGATGAGTTTATAA